The DNA region GAAGATATGAAAGACGGGATTTTATACTCCAATATCCTCTTGAAGCTGTACTTAAAATCGCTGAAAAACGGCGGGAAATTGCAGCTTGACGAGCATATCCCCTACACAGCGCAGATGATAGCGACACTGACCCGCCACCAGATAGGGACGGTTGAGAGGGCTTTAGAGATTTTCCGGCAGTTGGGGCTTGTGGAGCAGCTTGACAGCGGGGCTTTCTATATGACCGACATTGAGCTGATGATAGGACAGTCCTCTACCGAAGCCGAGCGGAAACGGGCTGCAAGACTGGAAAACAAGGCACTTTTACCGCCCCGGACAAAAGGCGGACATTTGTCCGACATTCGTCCACCAGAGATAGAGATAGAGTTAGAGAAAGAGATAGAGATAGAAAAAGAGAGAGAGGGAGAAACGGGACACCCCGCCCCCGCCGCTTATGGCAGATACAACAATGTGATACTGACCGATACAGAGCTTTCCGGGCTAAAAACAGAGTTGCCCGACAAGTGGGAGTATTATATTGACCGGCTTTCCTGCCATATCGCTTCCACCGGGAAACAGTACCACAGCCATGCAGCCACCATTTACAAGTGGGCGCAGGAGGACGCTGCCAAAGGCAAGGCTGCCCCGAAACAGGGCAT from Vescimonas fastidiosa includes:
- a CDS encoding phage replisome organizer N-terminal domain-containing protein; the encoded protein is MADNRKYYYLKLKENFFDSDSIVLLEDMKDGILYSNILLKLYLKSLKNGGKLQLDEHIPYTAQMIATLTRHQIGTVERALEIFRQLGLVEQLDSGAFYMTDIELMIGQSSTEAERKRAARLENKALLPPRTKGGHLSDIRPPEIEIELEKEIEIEKEREGETGHPAPAAYGRYNNVILTDTELSGLKTELPDKWEYYIDRLSCHIASTGKQYHSHAATIYKWAQEDAAKGKAAPKQGIPDYSCKEGESL